The proteins below are encoded in one region of Stenotrophomonas bentonitica:
- the glgX gene encoding glycogen debranching protein GlgX: MSRASGAAHSRVKAGRPYPLGATWDGLGVNFSLYSRHATRVELCLFNERGREIERITLPEYTDEIWHGYLPDARPGQRYGYRVHGPYAPDAGHRFNPNKLVLDPYAKQLVGQIKWAPHLFGYTIGHKDKDLSFDRRDSAGYMPRCVVVDPAFTWGADRGPAVPWDRTVIYEAHLRGLSMQHPAVPEASRGTFSALRSDAVTDHLKHLGVTALELLPVHAHVDDQYLVDKGLKNYWGYNTLGFFAPDPVFMSTSTIAEFKQMVASLHNAGLELILDVVYNHTAEGNELGPTLSFKGIDNASYYRLAEDRRYYINDTGTGNTFDLTNAGALRMVMDSLRYWVQDMHVDGFRFDLATILGRERAGFDASGSFLDAVRQDPVLSQVKLIAEPWDIGPGGYQLGNFAPGWAEWNDRFRDNLRAFWKGDEGQLSEFATRLMGSADLFDHNGRRPAASVNFVTAHDGFTLHDLVSYNDKHNIENGEDGRDGSDHNISWNHGVEGATDDPGILALRRRQMRNLLASLLLAQGTPMLLAGDEFGRTQNGNNNAYCQDNPINWIDWERAASEDGQQQSQFVRRLLALRRRYPQLRRSRFLDARDGQGADTAHWLRPDGQPMQEPDWHAPQQRALMLQLPALPHDGESSVVESTQLLLLVNAAAEGQTFAPPSADHTPWRLLITSVDDAPVQPDEHGQWHLPDRAIALLASRVGSGQ; the protein is encoded by the coding sequence ATGAGCCGTGCCAGTGGCGCCGCGCACTCGCGGGTCAAGGCCGGTCGGCCGTATCCGCTGGGGGCTACCTGGGACGGGCTGGGGGTCAACTTTTCGCTCTACAGTCGGCATGCCACGCGGGTGGAGCTGTGCCTGTTCAACGAACGCGGCCGCGAGATCGAGCGGATCACCTTGCCCGAGTACACCGACGAGATCTGGCACGGCTACCTGCCGGACGCGCGCCCCGGCCAGCGCTACGGCTACCGCGTGCATGGCCCCTACGCGCCGGACGCCGGTCACCGCTTCAACCCGAACAAGCTGGTGCTGGACCCGTACGCCAAGCAACTGGTGGGCCAGATCAAATGGGCGCCGCACCTGTTCGGCTACACCATCGGCCACAAGGACAAGGACCTCAGCTTCGACCGTCGCGACAGTGCAGGCTACATGCCGCGCTGCGTGGTGGTGGACCCGGCTTTCACCTGGGGCGCGGATCGCGGCCCGGCAGTCCCCTGGGACCGCACGGTGATCTACGAAGCGCACCTGCGGGGTCTGTCGATGCAGCACCCGGCGGTGCCGGAGGCCTCACGCGGCACGTTCTCGGCCTTGCGCTCGGACGCGGTCACCGACCACCTCAAGCATCTGGGGGTCACCGCGCTGGAACTGCTGCCGGTGCACGCGCATGTCGACGACCAGTACCTGGTGGATAAGGGACTGAAGAACTACTGGGGCTACAATACTCTGGGCTTCTTCGCGCCGGATCCGGTGTTCATGTCGACCAGCACCATCGCCGAGTTCAAGCAGATGGTGGCGAGCCTGCACAACGCAGGGTTGGAGTTGATCTTGGACGTGGTCTACAACCACACCGCCGAGGGCAACGAGCTTGGCCCGACGCTGTCGTTCAAGGGCATCGACAACGCCAGTTACTATCGCCTGGCAGAAGACCGGCGCTACTACATCAACGATACCGGCACCGGCAATACGTTCGACCTGACCAACGCCGGTGCACTGCGCATGGTGATGGACTCGCTGCGCTACTGGGTGCAGGACATGCATGTCGATGGATTCCGTTTCGATCTGGCCACGATCCTGGGGCGCGAGCGCGCGGGCTTCGATGCGTCCGGAAGCTTCCTCGATGCAGTGCGGCAGGACCCGGTGCTGAGCCAGGTAAAGCTGATCGCGGAGCCGTGGGACATCGGCCCGGGCGGCTACCAGCTGGGCAACTTCGCGCCGGGCTGGGCAGAGTGGAACGACCGCTTCCGTGACAACCTGCGCGCGTTCTGGAAGGGCGACGAGGGCCAGTTGTCCGAGTTCGCCACGCGCCTGATGGGCTCGGCCGACCTGTTCGACCACAACGGGCGACGACCTGCAGCGTCGGTCAACTTCGTGACCGCGCATGATGGGTTCACCCTGCACGACCTGGTCAGCTACAACGACAAGCACAACATCGAGAACGGCGAAGACGGGCGCGACGGCAGCGACCACAACATCTCCTGGAACCATGGGGTGGAAGGCGCTACCGATGATCCCGGAATCCTGGCGCTGCGCCGTCGCCAGATGCGCAACCTGCTGGCCAGCCTGCTGCTGGCGCAGGGCACGCCGATGCTGCTGGCCGGCGACGAATTCGGCCGCACCCAGAATGGCAACAACAATGCCTACTGCCAGGACAATCCGATCAACTGGATCGACTGGGAACGGGCGGCGAGCGAGGACGGGCAGCAGCAGTCGCAGTTCGTTCGCCGCCTGCTTGCCCTGCGTCGTCGCTACCCGCAGCTGCGGCGCAGCCGCTTCCTGGATGCCCGGGACGGGCAGGGCGCAGACACGGCACATTGGCTGCGCCCGGATGGCCAGCCGATGCAGGAGCCCGACTGGCACGCGCCGCAGCAGCGGGCGTTGATGCTGCAGCTTCCAGCGCTGCCGCATGATGGGGAGTCGTCCGTGGTGGAGTCGACCCAGCTGTTGCTGCTGGTCAATGCCGCGGCGGAAGGCCAGACATTCGCGCCGCCGTCCGCTGATCACACTCCGTGGCGCCTGCTGATTACCTCGGTAGACGACGCGCCGGTGCAGCCCGACGAGCATGGACAGTGGCATCTGCCGGACCGGGCGATCGCGCTGCTGGCCAGCCGCGTGGGCAGCGGCCAGTAG
- a CDS encoding DUF2934 domain-containing protein, which translates to MDDEQKAERTRELARQIWEAEGRPDGHSARHWHMAERLVAAEVEAAQYDQEASR; encoded by the coding sequence ATGGACGACGAACAGAAAGCAGAGCGCACCCGGGAACTTGCCCGCCAGATCTGGGAGGCCGAGGGCCGCCCGGATGGACATTCGGCCCGCCATTGGCATATGGCCGAGCGCTTGGTCGCGGCAGAAGTGGAAGCGGCGCAGTACGACCAGGAGGCGAGCCGATGA
- the treY gene encoding malto-oligosyltrehalose synthase translates to MTPVRATVRLQLHAGFTLADAARQVEYYAALGISHLYLSPVWRAVAGSTHGYDMVDPTGINPELGGEPALRALSATARAHGMGLVLDIVPNHMAAHADNRWWWDVLLRGQRSSYAHWFDIQWNAPLSEGKVQLPVLDRPLQDALSDGVLQVDRDGEAPTLLHQGSRLPLAEAGAADAASADVCGLLDAQAYRPIWWRLGDDRVNYRRFFTITSLAGLQVQHDDVFETVHRLPLALLAEGLADGLRVDHVDGLADPRAYLQRLRGAMDAACAGRQHPPLLWVEKILAPDEELPPEWTCDGTTGYDFMDQVSAWLHQPTGEAALAAHWHACSGRPASFAIEERLARQEVLERGLRSEFDAVLRHLLGMERDAVAADARWGRTVMARALAALLVRFPVYRSYATDQGSSEADQGWWSEVLEGVVREERPDTALAAQWIAERFWTEVPEPARDTLRVRFQQLSAPLNAKAVEHCAFYRYGVLLSRNEVGSRPDLFALSTRALHTRALMRAHRHPQAMLATATHDHKRGEDSRARLAVLSEHPQWWTRQTRTLERTAKRIGLRLPPAPVAAMLWQTLVGAWPVQGLVEPHGFSARIVQWQVKAVREGDVWSSWTDPDTAFEARLERFTYDLLTHPAAAPVRRVLEQSVLHIAAAGARNGLAQLALRLTLPGVPDLYQGTEGWDLSLVDPDNRRPVDYVQRRGWLADPRSWPQLLTQWQDGAVKARLLHRLLEARREQPALFRDGEYHTLHADRAVPMLAFLRSTPDARLLVAVAHHTGAQPARLGAALGDAHWRGAALSVPPGRYRNLLTGAEFTSDGSPTRLRQLFNGSPVAIYSTW, encoded by the coding sequence ATGACGCCCGTTCGCGCAACCGTCCGGCTGCAGCTGCATGCCGGATTCACCCTCGCCGATGCAGCGCGCCAGGTCGAGTACTACGCCGCGCTGGGCATCAGCCATCTGTATCTGTCGCCTGTCTGGCGTGCGGTAGCGGGCTCCACGCACGGTTACGACATGGTCGACCCGACAGGGATCAATCCTGAGCTGGGGGGAGAGCCGGCACTGCGTGCGCTGTCGGCAACCGCACGCGCACACGGCATGGGGCTGGTGCTGGACATTGTACCGAACCACATGGCCGCGCACGCCGACAACCGCTGGTGGTGGGACGTGCTGCTGCGCGGTCAGCGCAGCAGCTATGCCCACTGGTTCGACATCCAGTGGAACGCGCCGCTGTCAGAGGGCAAGGTGCAGCTGCCCGTGCTCGACCGGCCGTTGCAGGATGCGCTTTCAGACGGCGTGCTGCAGGTGGACCGCGACGGCGAAGCGCCTACGCTGCTTCACCAAGGCAGCCGGCTGCCGCTGGCTGAGGCAGGTGCGGCCGATGCGGCGAGCGCCGATGTCTGTGGATTGCTTGACGCCCAGGCCTACCGCCCGATCTGGTGGCGCCTGGGTGATGACCGCGTCAACTACCGGCGCTTCTTTACCATCACCTCGCTCGCCGGGCTGCAGGTGCAGCACGACGATGTGTTCGAAACCGTGCATCGGCTGCCGTTGGCGCTGCTGGCCGAAGGCCTGGCCGATGGCCTGCGCGTGGATCACGTGGACGGGCTGGCCGATCCACGGGCGTACCTGCAGCGCCTGCGCGGCGCGATGGATGCTGCCTGCGCTGGTCGCCAGCATCCCCCGCTGCTGTGGGTGGAGAAGATCCTGGCGCCCGACGAAGAACTGCCCCCGGAGTGGACGTGCGACGGCACCACCGGCTATGACTTCATGGACCAGGTGTCGGCCTGGCTGCACCAGCCGACCGGCGAAGCGGCGCTGGCCGCGCACTGGCATGCATGCAGTGGTCGCCCGGCCAGCTTCGCCATCGAAGAACGGCTGGCACGCCAGGAGGTGCTTGAGCGCGGCCTGCGCAGCGAGTTCGATGCCGTGCTGCGCCACCTGCTGGGCATGGAGCGCGACGCGGTGGCTGCCGATGCCCGTTGGGGGCGTACGGTGATGGCGCGCGCGTTGGCCGCGCTGCTGGTGCGCTTCCCGGTCTATCGCAGCTACGCCACCGACCAAGGCAGCAGCGAGGCCGATCAAGGGTGGTGGTCGGAAGTGCTGGAAGGGGTGGTGCGTGAGGAACGACCGGATACCGCGCTTGCTGCGCAGTGGATCGCGGAGCGTTTCTGGACGGAGGTCCCAGAGCCTGCTCGCGACACGCTGCGCGTGCGGTTCCAGCAGTTGAGCGCGCCCCTCAACGCCAAGGCGGTCGAACATTGCGCGTTCTACCGGTATGGCGTGCTGCTGTCGCGCAACGAAGTGGGCAGCCGGCCCGACCTGTTCGCGCTGTCCACCCGCGCACTGCACACCCGTGCGCTGATGCGGGCGCACCGGCACCCGCAGGCGATGCTGGCCACGGCCACCCATGACCACAAGCGCGGGGAAGACAGTCGCGCGCGGTTGGCGGTGCTGTCAGAGCACCCGCAGTGGTGGACGCGGCAGACCCGAACCCTCGAGCGGACAGCAAAGCGGATTGGACTGCGACTGCCGCCCGCGCCAGTCGCCGCGATGCTGTGGCAGACTTTGGTCGGCGCGTGGCCGGTGCAGGGCCTGGTTGAACCGCACGGCTTTTCCGCGCGCATCGTGCAGTGGCAGGTCAAGGCAGTGCGCGAAGGCGACGTGTGGTCCTCGTGGACCGATCCGGACACGGCCTTCGAAGCGCGGCTGGAAAGGTTCACCTATGACCTGCTGACGCATCCTGCCGCGGCCCCGGTGCGTCGCGTACTTGAACAGTCCGTGCTGCACATCGCGGCCGCCGGTGCGCGCAACGGACTCGCACAACTTGCGCTGCGCCTGACCCTGCCGGGCGTGCCCGACCTGTACCAGGGCACCGAGGGATGGGACCTCTCGCTGGTCGACCCGGACAATCGCCGCCCGGTGGACTACGTCCAGCGGCGCGGATGGCTCGCCGACCCACGGAGCTGGCCGCAGCTGCTGACGCAGTGGCAGGACGGCGCAGTGAAGGCGCGCCTGTTGCATCGGTTGCTGGAGGCGCGCCGCGAGCAGCCAGCGCTGTTCCGTGACGGCGAATACCACACCCTGCATGCCGACCGCGCCGTGCCAATGCTCGCCTTCCTCCGCAGCACTCCGGACGCCCGCCTGCTGGTGGCGGTGGCCCATCACACCGGCGCGCAGCCTGCGCGCCTGGGCGCGGCCCTGGGCGACGCACACTGGCGCGGCGCGGCGTTGTCCGTGCCTCCCGGACGCTACCGCAATCTCCTCACCGGCGCGGAATTCACAAGCGACGGTTCCCCCACGCGACTGCGGCAGCTGTTCAACGGCAGCCCGGTGGCGATCTACTCGACCTGGTAA